A window of the Salvelinus fontinalis isolate EN_2023a chromosome 26, ASM2944872v1, whole genome shotgun sequence genome harbors these coding sequences:
- the LOC129823898 gene encoding atypical chemokine receptor 4-like: MDLVEDYDYYDNLTLNYSYEDYHTVCEKAHVRSFAGLFLPVVYSVCVVVGLAGNSLVLSVYAYHKRLRRTMMDAFLVHLAIADLLLLLTLPFWAADAAQGWELGLPLCKLVSACYTINFTCCMLLLACVSMDRYLASIRAEGRNQGRLGRVFTRAHCGKICLGVWAVAFLLGLPDLLFSTVSETSGRRVCLAVYPPSLAQEVKACLEMVEVLLGFLVPLLVMAWCYFNVGRALGRLPVESRRRRLSAIRVLLVVVGVFVVTQLPYNAVKMCRAMDSAYTLVTHCGVSKALDRAAQVTESLALTHCCLNPLLYAFLGSSLGKHVLKAAKAFGERTRRREEQAVEMSFNNSHAASQETSAFSI, translated from the coding sequence ATGGATCTGGTCGAGGACTACGATTACTATGACAACCTAACCCTGAACTACAGCTATGAGGACTACCACACTGTGTGTGAAAAGGCTCATGTGCGCTCCTTCGCTGGCCTCTTCCTCCCTGTGGTGTACTCAGTCTGTGTGGTGGTTGGGCTAGCCGGGAACTCCCTGGTGCTATCCGTCTACGCCTACCATAAACGTCTGAGGAGAACCATGATGGACGCCTTCCTAGTCCACCTGGCCATAGCcgacctccttctcctcctaacCCTGCCCTTCTGGGCTGCGGACGCGGCGCAGGGCTGGGAGCTGGGCCTGCCTCTCTGTAAGCTGGTCTCTGCCTGCTACACCATCAACTTCACCTGCTGCATGCTGCTGCTTGCCTGTGTTAGCATGGACCGCTACCTAGCATCTATTAGAGCGGAGGGAAGGAACCAGGGAAGGCTAGGCAGGGTCTTCACCCGGGCTCACTGTGGGAAGATCTGCCTGGGGGTGTGGGCTGTGGCTTTCCTCCTGGGTCTTCCAGACCTGCTGTTCTCCACGGTGAGCGAGACCTCCGGGAGAAGGGTCTGTTTGGCTGTCTACCCACCCAGTCTGGCCCAGGAGGTCAAGGCCTGCCTAGAGAtggtggaggtactgttggggttCCTGGTGCCGCTCCTGGTGATGGCGTGGTGTTACTTCAACGTTGGGCGTGCGTTGGGGCGACTCCCAGtggagagtaggaggaggaggctgagcgCTATCCGGGTGTTACTGGTCGTGGTGGGGGTGTTCGTGGTCACCCAGCTGCCCTACAACGCTGTGAAGATGTGCCGGGCGATGGACTCTGCCTACACGCTGGTGACCCACTGCGGTGTGAGTAAGGCCCTGGACCGGGCGGCGCAGGTCACTGAGAGCCTGGCTCTGACCCACTGCTGTCTCAACCCACTACTCTATGCCTTCCTAGGGTCCTCCTTAGGAAAGCATGTACTGAAAGCAGCCAAGGCGTTTGGAGAAAGGACAAGGAGAAGGGAGGAGCAAGCTGTGGAGATGTCCTTCAACAACTCTCATGCCGCCTCACAGGAGACTAGTGCCTTTTCCAtatga